CATGGGGTCAAGGGAGCAGTGCTCACTTGTGGGGTCTGGGGGCAGCGCCCCAGCAAAACTCAAAACATCTTATCCAGGTCTTCGGGGCCGAGGGTCTTGCTGACTGTGCGAAACACGGAGTTCGACCCCTTCTTCCAGACCTTTTTCTGCATGGGGTCCTTGCCCATGGCGGCGCGCACGAGCGCCACCGGCGTGACCATGGAAAAAAATACGATGCTCAGTATCACCTTGGACATGATCGTGCCCAGAAACTCGGAAAGTCCCAGCCACAGCGCGGCGAAGGGCTTGAGCAGCGTGGGCTTGATCATGAGAATGATGACCACGACGAAGAGCGCCGGCACGAGGCCGCGGACATCGAACAGGTGGATCGCAAGCAGCAACAGAAGCACCAGCGCAAGGCCGGAGTTCAGGCACGCCGTCTTGTCGTGGCGGAAGTGGAACATCTCGAAAGCCATGTTCGATGACCTCTTGCCGGGAGCTGATCAGCCGCCCAGCTTGTCCTTGAGTATCTGGTTCACCAGGCCGGGGTTGGCCTGGCCTTTGGTGGCGCGCATGACCTGGCCGACAAAGAAGCCGAGCAGCTTGGTCTTGCCTCCCCTGTAGGCTTCCACCTCGTCAGGATTGGCGGCGAGAATCTCGTCCACCTGGGTTTCCAGGGCCGAAGAGTCGGAAATCTGCACCAGGCCCTTTTCCTCCACGTAGCTCCTGGGGCTGCCGCCTTTGGCGAAGAGATCCGGGAAAATGTCCTTGCCGATCTTGCCGCTGATGACGCCCTCCTCCACGAGGGAAACGAGCTCGGCGAGCTGGGCCGGCCGCATGGCGGCCTCGGACGCGCGGATGTGGGCCTGATTGAGCTCGCGCAGGAACTCGCCCATCATCCAGTTGCCCACCTTCCTGGGCGTACCGGAGAGCCTGGCTGCTTCCTCGAAATACTCCGCAAGTTC
Above is a genomic segment from Oceanidesulfovibrio indonesiensis containing:
- a CDS encoding SxtJ family membrane protein — encoded protein: MAFEMFHFRHDKTACLNSGLALVLLLLLAIHLFDVRGLVPALFVVVIILMIKPTLLKPFAALWLGLSEFLGTIMSKVILSIVFFSMVTPVALVRAAMGKDPMQKKVWKKGSNSVFRTVSKTLGPEDLDKMF